In Luteitalea sp. TBR-22, one genomic interval encodes:
- a CDS encoding ATP-grasp domain-containing protein produces the protein MIRPDVLVTAASRRVALVRALQQAQGRLTPRGRVIATDIDPFSPAVHVADLAAAVPRSDAPDYVDALLDVCVAHDVGVLVPTIDDELGIIAQAADRFARAGVVVMAPSAATAHICRDKLRTARHLQSHGIPVADTWTPDEVRARGLPPPLFVKPRRGRGSVGAFPALTPAHLDFFLEYVEDPVVQQYLDGPEYTIDMFCDLQGRPISVVPRQRLVIRSGVSDRGRTVKSPVLMDLAVRCAEVLEFRGAVNVQCRVVDGTPIIFEINPRFSGGIQLTLAAGADFAEWTIRAGRREALRPCIGEFTDGLRMSSHEASLFLTDADAEVLAPRMRSLAGGNA, from the coding sequence GTGATCCGGCCTGACGTGCTGGTGACGGCGGCGTCGCGTCGCGTCGCGCTCGTCCGCGCGCTGCAGCAGGCGCAGGGGCGGCTGACGCCGCGCGGGCGCGTCATCGCCACCGACATCGACCCGTTCTCGCCGGCCGTGCACGTCGCCGACCTGGCCGCCGCGGTCCCGCGCAGCGACGCGCCCGACTACGTGGACGCGCTGCTGGACGTGTGCGTCGCCCACGACGTGGGCGTGCTCGTGCCGACCATCGACGACGAACTCGGGATCATCGCGCAGGCCGCTGACCGCTTCGCGCGCGCCGGCGTCGTGGTCATGGCACCGAGTGCCGCGACGGCGCACATCTGCCGAGACAAGCTGCGCACGGCCAGGCACCTGCAGTCGCATGGCATCCCCGTGGCCGACACGTGGACGCCCGACGAGGTGCGGGCGCGCGGCCTGCCGCCACCCTTGTTCGTCAAGCCGCGGCGCGGTCGTGGCAGCGTCGGCGCGTTCCCGGCCCTGACGCCGGCACACCTCGACTTCTTCCTCGAGTACGTCGAGGACCCCGTCGTGCAGCAGTACCTCGACGGTCCGGAGTACACGATCGACATGTTCTGCGACCTTCAGGGCCGGCCGATCTCGGTCGTGCCTCGCCAGCGCCTGGTGATCAGGTCGGGCGTGAGCGATCGCGGCCGCACCGTGAAGAGTCCCGTCCTGATGGACCTGGCGGTCCGGTGTGCCGAGGTGCTCGAGTTCCGCGGCGCCGTCAACGTGCAGTGCCGGGTCGTCGACGGCACGCCGATCATCTTCGAGATCAACCCGCGGTTCAGCGGCGGCATCCAGTTGACCCTCGCGGCGGGCGCCGACTTCGCGGAGTGGACGATCCGGGCGGGGCGCCGTGAGGCACTTCGCCCGTGCATCGGCGAGTTCACCGACGGCCTGCGGATGAGCAGCCACGAGGCCTCGCTCTTCCTCACCGACGCCGACGCCGAAGTGCTCGCGCCGAGGATGCGCAGCCTGGCCGGAGGGAACGCGTGA
- a CDS encoding flagellar motor protein MotB translates to MAAQHAPVIIIKKKKGGHGGHHGGAWKVAYADFVTAMMAFFLVMWLVNQSPAVKNAVAGYFQDPGIFEYEHGRSPIAAGAGIVGNGAGSSATPDVAAATAALQRAAERIKENIKAIPGFKNLEDLIEIKVTAEGLRIELQEGGTSTFFDSGSSQVKSETREVLQIIARELAQLPQAIAIEGHTDAQPFGRDHSYTNWELSADRANAARRIMEDAGLPPRHVKAIRGFADTILRTPEEPLNPRNRRVSIVVQNDQVPRIAKAAGQAPVAPEHPSPAAPEAHAAATTAPPQGHASAPAAHPAEATRPGH, encoded by the coding sequence ATGGCAGCCCAGCACGCGCCCGTCATCATCATCAAGAAGAAGAAGGGGGGCCATGGCGGCCACCACGGCGGGGCGTGGAAGGTCGCCTACGCCGACTTCGTGACGGCCATGATGGCGTTCTTCCTGGTGATGTGGCTGGTCAACCAGAGTCCTGCGGTCAAGAACGCGGTGGCCGGTTACTTCCAGGATCCCGGCATCTTCGAGTACGAGCACGGCAGGTCGCCCATCGCCGCGGGCGCCGGCATCGTCGGCAACGGGGCGGGCAGCAGCGCGACGCCCGACGTCGCGGCGGCGACCGCGGCGCTGCAGCGCGCGGCGGAGCGGATCAAGGAGAACATCAAGGCCATCCCCGGCTTCAAGAACCTCGAGGACCTGATCGAGATCAAGGTCACGGCCGAGGGCCTGCGCATCGAGCTGCAGGAGGGCGGCACCTCCACCTTCTTCGACTCGGGCAGTTCGCAGGTGAAGTCCGAGACCCGCGAGGTGCTCCAGATCATCGCCCGGGAACTCGCGCAGCTGCCACAGGCGATCGCCATCGAGGGGCACACCGACGCGCAGCCGTTCGGCAGGGACCACTCGTACACGAACTGGGAGCTGTCGGCCGACCGCGCCAACGCGGCGCGCCGCATCATGGAGGACGCAGGGCTGCCGCCGAGGCACGTGAAGGCGATCCGGGGATTCGCCGACACGATCCTGCGCACCCCCGAGGAGCCCCTGAACCCGCGCAACCGTCGGGTCTCGATCGTCGTGCAGAACGACCAGGTGCCGCGAATCGCGAAAGCCGCGGGCCAGGCGCCTGTGGCGCCGGAACATCCCTCGCCGGCCGCCCCGGAGGCGCATGCGGCCGCGACGACGGCGCCCCCTCAGGGGCACGCGTCCGCGCCGGCCGCGCACCCGGCCGAGGCGACGCGCCCCGGGCACTGA
- a CDS encoding flagellar motor protein MotB: MTADRRGRRKRVAHAPSHERWLVSYADFITLLFAFFTTMYAISTVDARKLSSMVESMNEAFDSRGLAVPSPDTAPARKADGKTRAVPSPEERERRLAQIIRERLAGTAVDVEIDRRGIVVSLREAGSFPTGSADLAPEAREILAGLAATIGSDPDTKLRVEGHTDDVPIQGGRFRSNWELSTARATSVVTFLVEQVGVLPARLSAAGYGEFHPRVPNDTPADRARNRRVDIVILNEGTARAEEPGRAGSPNGAAASSAPSNLPSGRVFAGE; this comes from the coding sequence GTGACGGCCGACCGGCGCGGGCGCCGCAAGCGCGTCGCGCACGCACCGAGTCACGAGCGTTGGCTGGTCTCCTACGCCGACTTCATCACCCTGCTGTTTGCGTTCTTCACGACGATGTACGCCATCTCCACCGTCGACGCCAGGAAGCTGTCGTCCATGGTGGAGTCGATGAACGAAGCCTTCGACTCGCGTGGCCTCGCGGTGCCGTCGCCCGACACGGCGCCGGCGCGCAAGGCCGATGGCAAGACGCGGGCCGTCCCCTCCCCGGAGGAGCGGGAGCGACGACTGGCGCAGATCATCAGGGAGCGTCTCGCGGGCACGGCCGTGGACGTCGAGATCGACAGGCGGGGCATCGTGGTGTCGCTGCGCGAGGCCGGCAGCTTCCCGACCGGGAGCGCGGATCTCGCGCCCGAGGCGCGCGAGATCCTGGCCGGGCTGGCGGCCACCATCGGCAGCGACCCCGACACGAAGCTCCGCGTCGAGGGGCATACCGACGACGTCCCGATCCAGGGCGGTCGGTTCCGGTCGAACTGGGAGCTCTCGACGGCACGCGCCACCTCGGTGGTCACGTTCCTGGTCGAGCAGGTCGGCGTCCTGCCAGCCCGCCTGTCGGCGGCCGGGTACGGCGAGTTCCACCCTCGCGTGCCCAACGACACCCCGGCCGATCGCGCCCGCAACCGGCGCGTCGACATCGTCATCCTCAATGAGGGCACCGCGCGGGCCGAGGAACCCGGCCGCGCCGGATCGCCCAACGGCGCCGCGGCCAGTTCAGCCCCCTCGAACCTCCCGAGCGGTCGCGTCTTCGCCGGGGAGTGA
- the motA gene encoding flagellar motor stator protein MotA, giving the protein MLLIVGSLIVLGSVAGGFLMHGGVLGALWQLNEFIIIGGAALGALVIGTPISLIKALLARFGGFFRTPPTKDIYLDLLALQYQLYRLTQQSGVMALEAHVEEPEKSTIFSKFPTFLANHHAVSFLSDSVRVIILGGVTPHDLESLMDEDLEVHHHEALKPAQTLGKVADALPGLGIVAAVLGIVITMQKIGGPPEEIGHSVAAALVGTFLGILASYGFVQPMSVGMEHQVEAEGRYLTCIKAGLLAVYKGFPPAIAVEFARRTLPEDVRPTFTETEQACKGQKADVAAAA; this is encoded by the coding sequence ATGCTGCTCATCGTCGGGTCCCTGATCGTGCTCGGTTCGGTCGCCGGTGGCTTCCTCATGCACGGCGGCGTTCTCGGCGCGCTGTGGCAGCTGAACGAGTTCATCATCATCGGCGGCGCGGCGCTCGGGGCGCTGGTCATCGGCACGCCGATCTCGCTCATCAAGGCCCTGCTGGCGCGATTCGGCGGGTTCTTCCGGACCCCGCCGACCAAGGACATCTACCTCGACCTCCTGGCGCTCCAGTACCAGTTGTATCGCCTGACGCAGCAGTCGGGCGTCATGGCGCTCGAGGCCCATGTCGAGGAGCCGGAGAAGAGCACGATCTTCAGCAAGTTCCCGACGTTCCTGGCCAACCACCACGCGGTGTCGTTCCTGTCGGATTCGGTGCGCGTGATCATCCTCGGCGGCGTCACGCCGCACGACCTCGAGTCGCTGATGGACGAGGACCTCGAGGTGCACCACCACGAGGCGCTCAAGCCGGCGCAGACGCTCGGCAAGGTGGCCGACGCGCTGCCCGGGCTCGGCATCGTCGCCGCCGTGCTGGGCATCGTCATCACGATGCAGAAGATCGGCGGCCCGCCCGAGGAGATTGGCCACAGCGTCGCGGCGGCGCTGGTCGGTACCTTCCTCGGCATCCTGGCCTCGTACGGCTTCGTGCAGCCGATGTCGGTGGGGATGGAGCACCAGGTGGAGGCCGAAGGCCGCTACCTCACGTGCATCAAGGCCGGCCTGCTGGCCGTCTACAAGGGCTTCCCGCCGGCGATCGCCGTCGAGTTCGCTCGACGCACGCTGCCCGAGGACGTCCGCCCCACGTTCACCGAGACCGAGCAGGCCTGCAAGGGACAGAAGGCCGACGTCGCGGCCGCGGCCTAG
- a CDS encoding response regulator, with the protein MKALIVDDEPTVRLLLSRILRREVDCAVTEATNGIEALDLLARHHFDFVVIDIMMPIMDGIETLEAIRNTPQLRTLPVMVLSAVRDEAQVRQLVSLGVSAYLTKPLRPSDASARVQRFVASLGASTHAPQQGQGRTLLGLPDGAQILVVDGDADFRHFVRSTLGHQYVIAEAEGGAQGLRACLDGRPAAILLGQNLGAVPAPLFLRKLRSLPTLASVPVVVAGSRGNEAPLADADAIIQRTFVPEAFKKQFARLVTGGSPEQRVLLARPELRPQMISATEQVFGMMLGIEVFADAVEPPPPAAGADHACVVLSLPAEDSDLEFGVATAREMSERMTALFLQGAEVVTDEDVASTLQEVANIISGRLQNALRGRGDEVTIGLPLVSVLAETLAVADTWAGVGFHNAAGDIRFTAYLRPVPRHAPTTAGASAS; encoded by the coding sequence GTGAAAGCCCTGATCGTTGACGACGAACCGACCGTTCGCCTGCTCCTGTCGCGCATCCTCAGGCGCGAGGTCGATTGCGCGGTCACCGAGGCGACCAACGGCATCGAGGCCCTCGACCTGCTGGCTCGTCACCACTTCGATTTCGTCGTGATCGACATCATGATGCCGATCATGGACGGCATCGAGACGCTCGAAGCGATCAGGAACACGCCGCAACTGCGCACCCTGCCCGTCATGGTGCTGTCGGCGGTGCGCGACGAGGCGCAGGTGCGCCAGCTGGTGTCGCTCGGCGTCAGCGCCTACCTGACCAAGCCGCTCCGTCCCTCGGACGCGTCGGCGCGCGTGCAGCGCTTCGTGGCCTCGCTCGGCGCGAGCACGCACGCGCCGCAGCAGGGGCAGGGGAGGACGCTGCTCGGGCTGCCCGATGGCGCCCAGATCCTCGTGGTCGACGGCGATGCCGACTTCCGACACTTCGTGCGGTCGACGCTCGGCCACCAGTACGTGATCGCCGAAGCGGAGGGCGGCGCGCAGGGCCTGCGGGCCTGCCTCGACGGTCGGCCCGCCGCCATCCTGCTCGGACAGAATCTCGGCGCGGTGCCGGCGCCGCTGTTCCTGCGCAAGCTCCGCAGCCTGCCGACCCTGGCCTCGGTGCCCGTGGTGGTCGCCGGCTCGCGCGGCAACGAGGCCCCGTTGGCCGATGCCGACGCCATCATCCAGCGCACCTTCGTCCCCGAGGCGTTCAAGAAGCAGTTCGCCCGCCTGGTCACCGGCGGCTCGCCGGAGCAGCGGGTGCTGCTGGCCCGCCCGGAACTGCGCCCGCAGATGATCTCGGCGACCGAGCAGGTGTTCGGGATGATGCTCGGCATCGAGGTCTTCGCCGATGCCGTCGAGCCGCCGCCGCCGGCCGCCGGTGCCGACCACGCCTGCGTGGTGCTGTCGCTGCCGGCCGAGGACAGCGACCTCGAGTTCGGCGTGGCGACGGCCCGCGAGATGAGCGAGCGCATGACGGCGCTCTTCCTGCAAGGTGCCGAGGTCGTCACCGACGAGGACGTCGCATCGACCCTGCAGGAGGTGGCCAACATCATCAGCGGACGGCTCCAGAACGCCCTGCGCGGCCGCGGCGACGAGGTGACCATCGGCCTGCCGTTGGTGTCGGTGCTGGCCGAGACGCTGGCCGTGGCCGACACCTGGGCGGGCGTCGGCTTCCACAACGCGGCGGGCGACATCCGGTTCACGGCCTATCTGCGCCCGGTGCCGCGCCACGCGCCGACGACGGCTGGCGCCTCGGCGTCCTGA
- a CDS encoding flagellar FlbD family protein — MIRVTRLDGTALLVNIDQITWIEFNPDTVIALANGEKLLVRDAPDDIVARVQEYKRGLLAPPVRERRGEVTALRAVE, encoded by the coding sequence ATGATCCGCGTCACTCGCCTCGATGGCACGGCGTTGCTGGTGAACATCGACCAGATCACGTGGATCGAGTTCAACCCCGACACCGTCATCGCGCTCGCCAACGGCGAGAAGCTGCTCGTCCGTGATGCGCCCGACGACATCGTCGCGCGGGTCCAGGAGTACAAGCGCGGGTTGCTGGCGCCGCCGGTGCGGGAGCGTCGTGGGGAGGTCACGGCGCTCCGCGCCGTGGAGTAG
- a CDS encoding response regulator yields the protein MKALIVDDQPNVRLLLSRILRRKAGCTVSEATNGLEALDLLGRQQVDFVVLDVMMPLMDGIETLEAIRRTPSLRHLPVIVLSSVRDESKVRQLVRHGISAYLAKPLRPLDVADRIQEILARLKASPGQPSRSLSGVPKGSRVLVVDGDADFRRMVRESLRDYIVVEAAAGAEGLRTCLDQRPSLVIVGQDLGAIATPMLLRKLRSLPELSSVRVVAAVTGDVNQPVVDADAVLQRTFVAESFRQQFARLVVEEPPEQRALASRADLRPQMISATEQVFGMMLGIEVLATPSSQPPAPGDDLVRVALRLDREDCDLEFLICAPRAMSERMTAQYLQAGDVVTDADVSATLGEMATIISSRLQTALRQRGEEVSIGDPVVARIGRDADRDAPGMRVCYATPAQDLRFMTTLRAVPAPRLPSTAQAAPAAAPRTTPMDMPQPLPPPVDAEVLEMLASLQEPGEPDLVVELVSLFLRDTPERLRDLRGRPLEAGPVARVAHSVKGSAGNLGASYLQELASRLEQAGHSGAPAATLATMAEAVCAEFGRVEQHLQGVLRERAGSGTAIGL from the coding sequence ATGAAGGCCCTGATCGTCGACGACCAGCCGAACGTGCGCCTGCTCCTGTCCCGGATCCTGCGCAGGAAAGCCGGTTGCACCGTCAGTGAAGCCACCAACGGCCTCGAGGCGCTCGACCTGCTGGGCCGGCAGCAGGTGGACTTCGTCGTGCTCGACGTGATGATGCCGCTCATGGACGGCATCGAGACGCTGGAGGCCATCAGGCGCACGCCGTCGCTGCGACACCTGCCGGTCATCGTGCTCTCGTCGGTTCGCGACGAGTCGAAGGTGCGACAACTGGTGCGTCACGGCATCTCGGCCTACCTGGCCAAGCCGCTGCGGCCGCTGGACGTGGCCGACCGCATCCAGGAGATCCTGGCGCGCCTCAAGGCGTCGCCCGGCCAGCCCTCGCGCAGCCTCTCGGGCGTGCCCAAGGGCTCGCGCGTCCTGGTCGTCGACGGCGACGCCGACTTCCGACGCATGGTCCGCGAGAGCCTGCGTGACTACATCGTCGTCGAGGCGGCGGCCGGGGCCGAAGGGTTGCGGACCTGCCTCGACCAGCGCCCGTCGCTGGTGATCGTCGGGCAGGACCTCGGGGCCATCGCCACGCCGATGCTGCTGCGCAAGCTGCGCAGCCTGCCCGAACTGTCGTCGGTCCGCGTCGTCGCGGCGGTGACCGGCGACGTCAACCAGCCGGTCGTCGACGCCGACGCCGTGCTGCAGCGGACCTTCGTCGCCGAGAGCTTCCGGCAGCAGTTCGCGCGGCTCGTCGTCGAGGAGCCTCCCGAGCAGCGCGCCCTTGCGTCGCGGGCCGATCTGCGGCCGCAGATGATCTCGGCCACCGAGCAGGTCTTCGGGATGATGCTCGGCATCGAAGTGCTCGCCACGCCGAGCAGCCAGCCGCCCGCGCCCGGCGACGACCTCGTGCGGGTCGCGCTGCGGCTCGACCGCGAGGATTGCGACCTCGAGTTCCTGATCTGCGCGCCGCGCGCCATGAGCGAGCGGATGACCGCGCAGTACCTGCAGGCCGGCGACGTGGTGACCGACGCGGACGTGTCGGCCACCCTGGGCGAGATGGCCACGATCATCAGCAGCCGCCTCCAGACCGCGCTCCGGCAGCGCGGGGAGGAGGTGTCGATCGGCGACCCGGTCGTGGCCCGCATCGGCCGCGATGCAGATCGCGACGCGCCCGGCATGCGGGTGTGCTACGCGACGCCGGCCCAGGACCTCCGCTTCATGACCACGCTGCGCGCCGTGCCCGCGCCCCGGCTGCCGTCGACAGCCCAGGCCGCACCCGCCGCCGCCCCGAGGACGACCCCGATGGACATGCCCCAGCCCCTGCCACCTCCCGTCGATGCCGAAGTGCTCGAGATGCTCGCCTCGCTCCAGGAACCGGGAGAGCCCGACCTGGTGGTCGAACTCGTGTCGCTGTTCCTGCGCGACACGCCCGAGCGCCTGCGCGACTTGCGCGGCCGGCCGCTCGAGGCCGGGCCGGTGGCCCGCGTGGCGCACTCGGTCAAGGGCAGCGCGGGCAACCTGGGCGCCTCGTACCTGCAGGAACTGGCCAGCCGGCTCGAACAGGCCGGCCACAGTGGCGCGCCGGCCGCCACGCTGGCGACGATGGCCGAGGCCGTGTGCGCGGAGTTCGGCCGCGTGGAGCAGCACCTGCAGGGCGTGCTCCGCGAGCGGGCCGGCAGTGGCACCGCCATCGGGCTCTGA
- a CDS encoding HD domain-containing phosphohydrolase → MHGSLDASSLLSLVSPPPDSPRASAAADPTGVLTHVQGLLTAAAAAGVAPTSLLLSALARRDRALAARARRTAEWARLLAEAIELDDQATQVAHDVALLADIGALAVVARADNPWLEWQRRRAAHDLLQAVPALAHLAPAALAVSERFDGDGLPLGLHGDEIPLAARIARLVRDFDLASHGWWPGQPAAVGIRACAELVALAGQTVDPALVHSWLRVLDREVAADVA, encoded by the coding sequence ATGCACGGTTCTCTCGACGCGTCCTCGTTGCTCTCCCTGGTGTCGCCGCCCCCCGACTCGCCGCGCGCGTCGGCCGCCGCCGACCCGACCGGGGTCCTGACCCACGTGCAAGGCCTGTTGACCGCCGCAGCGGCGGCCGGCGTGGCCCCGACCTCTCTCTTGCTGTCGGCCCTGGCCCGCCGCGACCGGGCGCTCGCCGCCCGCGCCCGACGGACGGCCGAGTGGGCGCGCCTGTTGGCCGAGGCGATCGAACTCGACGACCAGGCCACGCAGGTCGCGCACGACGTGGCGCTGCTTGCCGACATCGGCGCGCTGGCCGTGGTGGCTCGCGCCGACAACCCCTGGCTGGAATGGCAGCGCCGGCGCGCGGCGCACGATCTGCTGCAGGCCGTGCCGGCCCTGGCGCACCTGGCGCCGGCGGCCCTCGCGGTGAGCGAGCGGTTCGACGGCGACGGCCTGCCGCTCGGCCTGCACGGCGACGAGATCCCGCTGGCTGCCCGCATCGCCCGCCTCGTGCGCGACTTCGACCTGGCCAGTCACGGATGGTGGCCCGGGCAGCCGGCTGCCGTCGGCATCCGGGCCTGCGCGGAACTGGTTGCGCTGGCGGGACAGACCGTCGACCCTGCCCTGGTCCACAGCTGGCTGCGCGTGCTCGACCGCGAGGTCGCGGCCGACGTCGCCTAG
- a CDS encoding flagellar motor protein produces the protein MIVGGHVAEGGKLASLLQGAAALIVFGGTLGAVLLSHPLRDVKQAWRSLRDVFVDDLPPATQVLDVIGRLAIKARKDGILSLEDELDSIPDPFMRRGLRLAVDGTNPTTLRAMLEAENDGREEFEEGPARVYEAAGGYAPTVGILGAVLGLIHVMENLSDPSKLGAGIAVAFVATVYGVGSANLILLPIAAKLRGRAQRRARRREVILEGVLAIQEGQNPRMIDQKLRGLLAADEAAAPAGARRRAA, from the coding sequence ATGATCGTCGGCGGACACGTGGCCGAGGGCGGGAAGCTCGCCTCGCTGCTGCAGGGCGCGGCCGCGCTCATCGTCTTCGGCGGCACGCTCGGCGCCGTCCTGCTCAGCCATCCGCTGCGTGACGTGAAGCAGGCCTGGCGCAGCCTTCGCGACGTGTTCGTCGACGACCTCCCGCCGGCCACCCAGGTGCTCGACGTGATCGGTCGCCTGGCGATCAAGGCCCGCAAGGACGGCATCCTCTCGCTCGAGGACGAACTGGACTCGATCCCCGATCCCTTCATGCGCCGCGGACTGCGCCTGGCGGTGGATGGCACCAACCCCACGACGCTCCGCGCCATGCTCGAAGCCGAGAACGACGGGCGCGAGGAGTTCGAGGAAGGTCCGGCGCGTGTGTACGAGGCGGCCGGCGGATACGCTCCGACGGTCGGCATCCTCGGCGCGGTGCTCGGGCTCATCCACGTGATGGAGAACCTCAGCGATCCGAGCAAGCTCGGCGCCGGCATCGCCGTGGCGTTCGTGGCCACGGTCTACGGCGTCGGATCGGCCAACCTGATCCTGTTGCCGATCGCGGCCAAGCTGCGCGGGCGGGCGCAGCGCCGGGCGCGGCGCCGCGAGGTGATCCTCGAAGGCGTGCTCGCGATCCAGGAAGGCCAGAACCCGCGGATGATCGACCAGAAGCTGCGCGGCCTGCTCGCCGCCGATGAAGCCGCAGCTCCGGCGGGGGCGAGGCGGAGGGCCGCGTGA
- a CDS encoding cytidylyltransferase domain-containing protein: protein MTALVVLQARLGSHRLPGKVLAPIGRWPLLEYCVTRLRAAAVGPVVVATTTRPEDREVVAAAERLGAQAFAGPEDDVLARYALVAQAHPDAEIVLRATADNPFVDSEAPARILKALADGADYGVEEGLPVGTAVEGVRRDILLQAQREASTPYDREHVTPWVRRAEGVVRTVPSAPPALRAPDLHLTVDTPADLAFARCLADALWADGLDPRAAPLSRVIAAARRLPAPEVA, encoded by the coding sequence GTGACGGCGCTGGTCGTCCTGCAGGCGCGGCTCGGGTCGCACCGGCTGCCCGGCAAGGTGCTGGCCCCGATCGGTCGCTGGCCGCTGCTCGAGTACTGCGTCACCCGGCTGCGTGCGGCCGCGGTCGGTCCCGTGGTCGTCGCCACCACGACGCGTCCGGAGGACCGGGAGGTGGTCGCGGCTGCCGAGCGGCTCGGCGCGCAGGCCTTCGCCGGGCCGGAAGACGACGTGCTGGCGCGCTATGCGCTGGTGGCGCAGGCCCATCCCGACGCCGAGATCGTCCTCAGGGCCACCGCCGACAACCCGTTCGTGGACTCCGAGGCGCCCGCGCGCATCCTCAAGGCGCTCGCCGACGGTGCCGATTACGGCGTCGAGGAGGGCCTGCCTGTGGGGACGGCCGTGGAAGGCGTGCGTCGCGACATCCTGCTGCAGGCGCAGCGCGAGGCCTCGACGCCCTACGATCGCGAGCACGTGACGCCGTGGGTCCGCCGGGCCGAGGGCGTCGTGCGCACGGTCCCGTCCGCGCCGCCCGCGCTCCGGGCGCCCGACCTCCATCTCACCGTGGACACGCCCGCCGACCTCGCATTCGCCCGCTGCCTCGCCGATGCCCTGTGGGCCGACGGCCTCGACCCGCGTGCGGCGCCGCTGTCGCGGGTCATCGCGGCGGCGCGCCGCCTGCCCGCCCCGGAGGTCGCATGA
- a CDS encoding NAD+ synthase, translating to MRIALLQLDPTVGALDANAARIEAAVRAIGSRADLCVTPEMALTGYPPRDLLLMPGFVARCREVADRLAASLATAPGVLLGMPVPSGVEAGRPLLNAAVHLRAGTVGESFAKTLLPTYDVFDEDRYFEPGRAVGALAVGERRVAVSICEDVWNDPDVWTTRRYGGDPVAALRDLATPVMVNMSASPYAQGKLAQRERLLAHLARKYGVWALYANQVGANDDLVFDGRSLAFAPDGTCVARGAAFAEDTVIVDTSSPVRAVVPDETPVEAEVFAALVLGVRDYARKCGFRDALLGLSGGIDSALTAVIAVEALGREHVTGVLMPSPYSSQGSVADAETLAATLGIRTQTLPIAPVMTAYDGVLAGPFAGLAPDVTEENLQARIRGALLMALSNKTGALLLTTGNKSELATGYCTLYGDMNGALAVIADVYKTLVYRVARWVNRGGVVIPEATITKAPSAELRPNQTDQDSLPPYDVLDAILEGHVERCLDGAALVEEGFDGEVVRQVLRLVRISEFKRKQAAPVLKVTSRAFGTGWRMPIARA from the coding sequence ATGCGCATCGCGCTCCTCCAGCTCGACCCCACCGTCGGGGCGCTCGACGCCAACGCCGCCCGCATCGAAGCGGCGGTGCGTGCCATCGGCAGCCGCGCCGACCTGTGCGTGACGCCCGAGATGGCACTGACCGGCTATCCACCGCGCGATCTCCTCTTGATGCCGGGCTTCGTGGCGCGCTGCCGTGAGGTCGCCGATCGCCTTGCCGCGTCGCTCGCGACCGCGCCGGGCGTGCTGCTGGGGATGCCCGTGCCCTCCGGCGTCGAGGCCGGCCGGCCGCTGCTCAATGCTGCGGTGCACCTGCGGGCAGGCACGGTGGGGGAGTCATTCGCCAAGACGCTGTTGCCCACCTACGACGTGTTCGACGAGGACCGGTATTTCGAGCCCGGTCGCGCCGTGGGGGCGCTCGCGGTGGGTGAGCGCCGCGTCGCGGTGAGCATCTGCGAGGACGTGTGGAACGACCCCGACGTCTGGACCACGCGTCGCTATGGCGGCGACCCGGTGGCGGCACTGCGCGACCTGGCGACGCCGGTCATGGTCAACATGTCGGCCTCGCCGTACGCGCAGGGCAAGCTGGCGCAGCGGGAGCGGCTGCTGGCGCACCTGGCGCGCAAGTACGGGGTGTGGGCGCTGTACGCCAACCAGGTCGGCGCCAACGACGACCTCGTCTTCGACGGGCGCTCCCTGGCCTTCGCACCCGACGGCACCTGTGTCGCCCGTGGCGCGGCGTTTGCCGAGGACACCGTCATCGTCGACACGTCCTCGCCGGTGCGTGCGGTCGTCCCTGACGAGACGCCCGTGGAGGCCGAGGTGTTCGCCGCGCTCGTGCTCGGCGTGCGCGACTACGCGCGCAAGTGCGGGTTCCGCGACGCGTTGCTGGGGCTCTCCGGAGGCATCGACTCGGCGCTCACGGCCGTCATCGCCGTCGAGGCCCTCGGACGCGAGCACGTGACCGGCGTGCTGATGCCGTCGCCGTACTCGAGCCAGGGCAGCGTGGCCGACGCCGAGACCCTTGCCGCCACGCTCGGCATCCGCACGCAGACGCTGCCGATCGCGCCGGTCATGACGGCCTACGACGGGGTGCTGGCCGGACCGTTCGCCGGCCTGGCGCCGGACGTGACCGAGGAGAACCTGCAGGCGCGCATCCGCGGCGCCCTGCTGATGGCGCTGTCCAACAAGACGGGCGCCCTGCTGCTCACCACCGGCAACAAGTCGGAACTGGCGACCGGCTACTGCACGCTGTACGGCGACATGAACGGGGCGCTGGCCGTGATCGCCGACGTCTACAAGACGCTGGTCTACCGGGTCGCGCGCTGGGTGAACCGCGGCGGCGTCGTCATTCCGGAGGCGACGATCACCAAGGCGCCGTCGGCGGAGCTCCGGCCGAACCAGACCGATCAGGACAGCCTGCCGCCGTACGACGTGCTCGACGCCATTCTCGAGGGCCACGTCGAGCGGTGCCTCGATGGCGCGGCGCTGGTCGAGGAAGGCTTCGACGGCGAGGTGGTGCGACAGGTGCTCCGCCTGGTCCGGATCTCCGAGTTCAAGCGCAAGCAGGCCGCGCCCGTGCTCAAGGTCACCTCGCGCGCGTTCGGCACCGGGTGGCGCATGCCGATCGCGCGGGCCTGA